GGGGGACGCGCTGTCGTTGACGGCGTGCACGGCGCCGTCGCGGACGACCAGGAGGCGGTCCGCGTACGCCCGGCGCAGCGCGTACCACAACGGCTTGCGGCGGCCGTCGCCGTCGACGGCGGACCAGGAGATCACCGGCCAGCAGTCGTTGAGCTGCCAGACGATGGTGCCCATGGTGTGCGGCATGTGGGAGCGGAAGTGGCGGACGCCGAACTCGACGGCCCGCGCCTGGTTGAGCTGCGTCAGCCAGTGCCAGTCGTCGAACGCGTCCTTCCCCGGCTTCGGAAGGTGGTCGCCGAGGCCGCGCAGCAGCTTGCCCTGCCCGTCCTCCGCTTTCTGATGGTGCGCCAGCACGGCAGAGTCGGGGGTGAGCTCCCCGCTGATCGCGCGGCGCAACGTGGCGTACGCGGGCGGGCCCTGGAAGCCGAACTCAGCGACGAAGCGGGGTGCCGAGTCCGCGTAGTGGGTGTAGTCCACCCGGTTCCAGACCTTCCAGGAGTGGACGGTGCCGTGCTCCGGGTCGTTCGGCGGCAGCTCGGGCGAACCGGAGTAGGGGGTGCCGGGCCAGTAGGGCCGGGTCGGGTCCAGCTCGGCGACCAGCGACGGCAGCAGCTCGTGGTAGTAGCCGGCGCCCCAGGTCGCGCCGTCCAGCGGCTCCTGCCAGCCCCAGTCCGCGTAGCCCTCCAGGTTCTCGTTGTTGCCGCACCACAGGACGAGCGACGGGTGCGGGGCGAGGCGCACGATCTGCTCGCGCGCCTCGGCCGCCACCTCGTCGTGCAGCGGCTGCTCCTCGGGGTAGGCGGCGCAGGCGAACGGGAAGTCCTGCCAGACGATCAGGCCCTTCTCGTCGGCGAGTTCGTAGAAGTCGTCGCTCTCGTAGAGGCCGCCGCCCCAGACCCGCAGGAGGTTGACGCCGGCGGCGACGGCCTGGTCGAAGCGTTCGGCGAGCCATGCGCGGGTGAGGCGGGCGGGGAAGCAGTCCTCGGGGATCCAGTTGACGCCGCGGACGAAGAGTTCCTCGCCGTTGACGGAGATGCGGAACGCGTCCTCCTGAAGGGCGACCGCCCGGAAGCCGGTGCGGGTGCGCCAGGTCTGGCCGGCGAGCTCGATCGTCACCTCGTAGAGCGGCTGGTCGCCGCGGCCTCGGGGCCACCACAGCTTTGCCCCGGGAACCGGGAAGCGGACCTCGCTGCGGTCCAGGCCCGCGGGGACCGGCAGCAGCGTCCGGGTGCCGGCCACCTCGACCACGGCCTCCACGACGTCGTCCGCCGTGAGGTCACTGGCGGCGCCGGAGCGCTCCACGCCGAGGGCCACGCCCATCCGCGGCACGCCGGTCTCCGCGTCGACATCGGCGAGCAGCCGCACCGACGCGATCCGCACCCCGCTCCAGGACTCCAGCGCCACCGGGCGCCAGATGCCCGACGTGACCAGCGTGGGCCCCCAGTCCCAGCCGAAGTTGCAGGCCATCTTGCGGATGAACTGGTACGGCTCCTCGTACGCGCCCGGGCGGTCGCCGAGCTGGTCGCGCAGCGCCTCGGCGTACGTGTACGGGGCGGTGAAGCGGACCTCCAGCATGTTGGCGCCCTCGCGCAGCAGCCCTTCCACGGCGAAGCGGTGGCCCCGGTGCTGGTTGGCGGTGCTGCCGACCTCGGTGCCGTTGAGGACGACCGTGGCGACGGTGTCCAGGCCCTCGAAGACCAGGTCGCTGCGCTCGAAGCCGTCGTCGCTCCAGTCGAAGGCGGTGCGGTAGCTCCAGTCGGTGCGGCCGATCCAGGTCAGGCGGGTCTCGTTGTCGTCGAGGTACGGGTCGTCGATGAGGCCGGCGGTGAGCAGGTCGGTGTGCACGCAGCCGGGCACGGTCGCCGGCACGCCCTCGTCCGGTAGCGCTACGGGCACGTCCGCGGCGGTGTGCAGCGTCCAGCCGTCGTGCAGCGTGACGCGGCGGTGTCCGGGGCGGTGGGCTGTTCTCACGCGGGGTCCTTCCGCTTTCGGGGGACGTGGGGTGTTCTCACGAGTTTCGGGGGACGAGGGGTGTTGTCACGAGGGGTGCTTCCGCCGGCGTCACGCGGATGCCCTTCCGCAGTCCGGGAGCTGCGCACACGCGGCGAAGTGCCCCGGCTCGGTCTCCCGCAGCTCGCCGTCCGTGCCGTGCCGGCCGTCCGCGGCCCGACTGCCGTCCGTGCGGCGACCGCCGTCCCTGCCGCTACCGCCGTCCGCGCCCTGCCCGCCTGCCGCGTGGAAGGCGCACTCCCGCAGCGGTTCCGGTTCGGTCCACGGGAGGTTCAGCCGGGGCACGGAGGCCAGCAGGGTGCGGGTGTAGGGGTGCTGGGGGTTGCCGAACACCTTCTGGGTGTCGCCGCGCTCGACGACCCGGCCGCGGCGCAGGACGACGGTCCGCTCGGCGAGGTAGGTGCCCAGGGAGAGGTCGTGGGTGATGTAGAGGACGCCGAGACCGCGTTCCTTGAGGTCCGCGAGGAGGTTCAGCACGTCGATCCGGGTGGAGGCGTCCAGCATGCTGGTGATCTCGTCGGCGACGAGGAACGTCAGGTCGAGCAGCAGGGCGCGGGCGATCAGCAGCCGCTGCAACTGCCCTCCGCTGAGCTGGTGCGGGTACCTGCCCAGCACCGCCCCGGGGTCGAGGCGGACGTCGCGCACGGCCCGTTCCACCCGTTCGCGCCACTCGCCGGCCGGCACCCGCGGGTGGTAGGCCTGCCTGATCAGGGAGAAGACCCGGTCGGCCTTGAAGACGGGGTTGTAGCAGCTGAACGGATCCTGGAAGACGCCCTGGACATGCCGGTAGTACTCCTTGCCTGCCGTGACGGGCCTGCCGTCGAGGGTGAGGGTGCCCCCGCTGACGGAGGTCAGGCCCAGGATCATCCGGCCGATGGTGGACTTCCCGCTGCCGCTCTCGCCGATCAGCGAGACGACCTCGCCGGGCTCGGCGTCGAAGCTGACCCGGTCGACGGCGGTGACGCGGCCGCCGCCGAGGCTGCCCGTCCGGTAGGTCTTGGTGACACGGTCGAGGGTCAGCATCAGGCCTTCCAGCACGCGACGTGGTGGCGGGGGGCGATCTCGACGGACGGCGGCTGCTCGGCGCAGCCGGCGTCGGCGAGCGGGCAGCGGTCACGGAAGCGGCAGCCCGTCAGGGCTGGGACCGCAGGTCCTCCATCAGGGGCGGTGGTCGGGTGACGGGCGGGCGGGCGGAGGAGGGACGGCGGGCTGCCCTCGATGCCGGTCAGCCTGCGCTCGGCGTGCCGGACGCCGACCTCCGGCAGCGATCCCAGCAGCAGCTTGGTGTACGGGTGGCGGGGCTCGGTGGTGAGCACCTTCGACGGGGCCTTCTCGGCGAGCCGGCCCGCGTACATGACCATGATGGAGTCGGCGATGTGGGACGTCAGCGCCAGGTCGTGGGTGATGAACATCATGCTGTCCACCAGGCCCCTGTCCCGCAGGCCCACCAGCGCACGCGCCACCGCCTGCTGCGTGGAGACGTCCAGCGCCGAGGTGATCTCGTCGGCTATCAGCAGCGCCGGGTCGAGCAGGGTCGAGATCACCATGACGACGCGCTGCTTCATGCCGCCGGACAGCTCGATGGGGTAGCGGTCCAGCACCTCGGGCGCGAGGCCGACCAGGCCGAGGCGGCGGTGCAGTTCGGCGGTGTCGGCCGGCACGCCGCGGGAGGCGAGCAGCTCGCGGATCATCCGCCCGATCCTGCGGGTCGGGTTGAGCGCGCTCATCGAGTACTGCGGCACCAGCGAGACCTGGTGGAACCGGAACGCGTTCATCGCCCGGTCGTCGGAGATCGGCAGCTCGGTGCCGTTCAGCAGGGCCGTGCCGCCGACGTGCCTCATCCGGCCGTCGAGGCGGATCAGCGACTTGCCGAGGGTCGTCTTGCCACAGCCCGATTCTCCGGCGAGGCCCAGGATCTCGCCGTCCGGGATGTCGAACGTGACGCCGTCGAGGGCCTGGACGTCGCCGCGCAGGGTGCGGTAGTGGACCCTGAGGTCCGTGACGGTGAGGCTCATGAATCCCTCAGCTTCGGGTTGAAGACCTCGTCCAGGCCGACGTTGGCGACGTACAGCGCCCCCACGATCGCCGTGATGCCGGCGCCCGGCGGCAGGAACCACCACCACATGCCGAGCTGGAGCGCGCTCCACTGCTGGGAGCTCTGCAACATCAGGCCCAGCGAGACGCCGTCCGTCGGGCCGAGCCCGATGAAGTCCAGCGAGGACGCGATCAGCACCGAGCCGCCGAACAGCAGGATGAACATCATGAACAGGTAGGAGCTCATGTTCGGCGCGATCTCGCGGAAGATGATCCGCCAGGTCCCGCTGCCGCTGAGCCGGGCCAGGTCCACGAAGTCCCGGGCGCGCAGCGAGAACGTCTGCGCGCGGATGGCGCGCGCCGCCCACGGCCAGGACGTGACGCCGATGAAGACGCCCTGGACGGGGACGCTCCGCACCCCCAGGTAGGCGTTGATGATCAGCAGCACCGCGAGGGTGGGGATCACCAGCACGATGTTGGTGAGCATGTTCAGTACCTCGTCGGTGAGGCCGCCGCGGTAGCCGGCCAGGAAGCCGACCAGCATCGCGATGACCGCGGCGATCCCGCCGCCGATCACGCCCACCAGGAACGTGGACCTGAGGCCGTGGACGAACTGCGCGAACACGTCCTGCCCGAAGGTGGTCGTGCCGAACCAGTAGTCCCCGCTGGGCGCCGCGGCCTGCGGGCCCACGTATTCGTTCGGGTTGCCGTCCAGCAGCATCGGCCCGATCAGGCCGAGGAGCAGCAGGACGAGCACCACGGCGAAGCCGGCGAGCAGCTTGGGGTTGCGCCGCGCGTAGTGCAGGGTCTCCCGGCCGGGGGTGAGCTGGTCGACGGCGTCGGTCGTGACGGTCGCTTCCGGCAGCGCGCTCATGCCTGCCCTCCCGCCATGCCGCTGCGGGTGCGCGGGTCGACGACGACGTAGACGAGGTCGATCACGAAGTTGGCGATCAGCACACCGATCACGATGAACAGGAACGTGCCCTGGAGCAGGAAGAAGTCCTGGTTCTGGATGGCCGCCAGGATCAGGCTGCCGAGGCCCGGGTACGAGAAGACGATCTCGGTGACCAGTGCCCCGGCCACCAGCACGCCCAGTTGCAGCGCGAGCCCGGTGATCTGCGGCAGCACCGCGTTGCGGAAGGCGTACCTGCGGATCAGCCGCTGGGGCGCGCCGAGCGCCGAGAGGTAGGACGCGTAGTCGGACTCCAGCTCGTAGATGATCATGTTCCGCATGCCGATCGCCCAGCCGCCGAGCGCCACCAGGAAGAGCGAGAGGAACGGCAGGAACCAGTGGTAGAGGACGTCGCCGATGAAGGCGCCGCTCCAGCTCGGCGTGATCGACAGGCTGTAGCCGCCGGAGATCGGGAACAGCTTGGCCGTGAAGCCCAGCGCCCACGCGAGGATCACCGAGATCCACATGTACGGCATCGCGGTGAGCAGGTAGCCGGCGGGCAGCACGGTGTTGTCGAGCACCTTGCGGCGTGCGGCGAGCGCGCCGAGCCAGTTGCCGGCGATCCAGCTCAGCAGGATTGCCGGGACCATCAGGCCCAGCGTGTACGGCAGCGCGCCGAGGATCACCTCGCTGACGGGCTTCGGGAACACCCAGATGGACAGGCCGAAGTCGCCGTGGAACAGCGACGACCAGAAGTGCAGGTACTGCTGCCAGACGGGCTGGTCGAAGCCGAACAGCTTGGTGTAGTAGGAGCGCATCGCCTCCACGGCCTCGGGCTGCGAGACCCGGGCGCGGGCGAGCATGGCGGCGACCGGATCGCCCGGCATGAAGCGCGGGATCATCCAGTTGACGGTGACGGCCACAACGAAGGTGAGGCCGTAGACCAGCAGCTTGCGGGCGAAGTAGTGGCGCACGGGGGCTCTCCCGGAGGTCGGGGGATGCGGGGTGGGAGGTGGCAGGGGCCGGCGGGCGGTGGCGCGGGGAACCGGCCGCTGCCGAAGGGCGGGCCGGCCGGTTCCTCCCCGCTCACCTGGCGGGCACCGGCCCGCTCACTTGGCGGGCTTCAGCGTGGTGAGCGTGTCGAAGCCGCCCATCTCCATCCAGTTGCGCCACATCGCGGGGGCGGTGTGCGGGGCGCCGGCCTTGTCCGAGGGCCAGCCGGACCACGCGCCGGTGTTCGACTGCGCCCAGAGCGCGTTGTACCAGAGCGGGATGACCGGCAGCTCCTTGAGCTGGATGTCCTGGATCCTGGAGATGACCTTCTGCATGCCGGCGGTGTCGTCCGTCCTGACGCCGCCGAGCTGCTGGACGAGGTCCCAGGCCTGGTCGTTCTCGTACCGGCCGAAGTTGACCGTGTTCTGCACCTTCTGGATCGGCTGCTCGAAGATGTACTGGTAGTACGTCCACGGGGTGTTCGACAGCTGGCGCTGGTTGTCCAGGATCAGGTCGAAGTCGCCCTTGCCGCGCTGCTCCTGGAGCGCGTTCTGGTCCGGGAAGCCGGGTGCGATCTTGATGCCGGCGTCCTTGGCGCCGGCGGCGATGACCTTGGACGCCTCCATCCAGTCCGTCCAGCCGCTCGGCACCTCCAGCTTGAGGCTGATCTTCGAGCCGTCCTTGTTCTCCACGAAGCCGTCGCCGTCGCGGTCCTTGTAGCCGGCGGCGGCCAGCGTCTTCCTGGCCTTTGCCGGGTCGAAGGAGAAGCCCTCCTTGGCGACCACGCCCTTGTCGACGAACTTCGACCACTGCGGCAGCAGGCCCGTCGGGTTCGCGGCCTGCACCAGCTGCCCGTACACGCCCTTGACGATCTTGGGGGTGTCGACCGAGTCCGCGAGCGCCTTGCGGAACGCCGGGTCGTTCATCGGCTTCTTGGTGGTGTTCGGCACCATCCAGGTGGTGTTCGCCGGAAGCATGTACGGCGGCTTGTCGTAGTACGAGACCACCTTGTGGGCCTTCACCATGGAGGAGGCGCCCGGCAGGAAGTTGTTGCTCAGGTCGAGCTGGCCCTGCGTGAGCTGGCCGACGACGACCTCGTTGCTGGGGTTGGAGACGTCGACGATGTACTTGGGCGCGGGCTTCTTGCCGAGGATCTTCACGCCCCACCAGTCGTCGCGGCGCTCCCACACCACCCTGTCCTGGCTGTGGCTCTTCAGCTTGTACGCGCCCGTGGCCACCGGGTTGTCGTTGACGCCGTTCAGGACGTCCTTCTCCGAACGCGTGCCCCAGATGTGCTTCGGCACGATCGGGATGCCGTAGAGGTTGAAGTCCCACTCCTGGTAGTGCGCCTGCTTGAAGGTGAAGCGGACGGTGGTGGCGTCCACCGCCTTCGCGCCGGACAGCCAGCTCCACATGGTGTGCAGCGGGGACGCCTCGTACTTGCTGATCCCGTACGAGTAGACGACGTCGTCGGCGGTCAGCGGCTTGCCGTCCGACCAGGTGATGCCGGAGCGCAGCTTCAGCTCGTACGTCTTGTCGTCCGTCCAGGTGCCGGACTGGGCCAGCCAGGGCGTGAGCTTGCCCTGGTTGGGGTCGAAGTGGAAGAGCGTCTCGTAGGCGAGCCCCTTGCTGCCGGTCGCGAAGTCCCAGTCACGCACGGGGTTGAAGTTGGCGGGCGGCCCCCACTGGGTGCCGGTGGTGTAGAGCGTCTCGTTCCGCGGCAGCGAACCCGCGGCGCCGCCCTGGGCGCCGCCTCCTCCGGCGGTGCCGCCGCCCGTGCAGGCGGTGGCGGCGAGTCCGATCACGATCAGAGCGGCGGTCGTCCCCCGCACCCGGATACCCATCGTCCCTCACTTTCCCCGCACGTCCCTGAGCGGAGCCACTGAACCGGGTAAGTGCCGCGAAACTATGACTGGTTGAGGCGGGTGTCAATACGGCGGGGGAGCGCTCCCATTCCAGGAATGAAGCCGACCTTGGGGAGAACGGCGGGACATGGGAGGACTCGGGGGGAGGAAGCGACGTGGCTAAGATGACGGCCAGGATAACGAACCGGTTAAGTCACGCCCTTAAGTGAGGTCGCATGGCCAAGCAGCGCCCGACGATCGCGGACATCGCGCGCCGCGCAGGCGTGTCCAAGGGCGCGGTGTCGTACGCGCTCAACGATCGCCCGGGGGTCTCGCCGGCCACCCGCGCCACCATCAAGGCGATCGCCGAGGAGATCGGCTGGCAGCCCAACAGCGCGGCTCGGGCGCTCACCCACGCGCGCGTGGACACCGTCGGCCTCGCCCTGTGCCGCTCGGCGCACATGCTCGGCGTCGAACCGTTCTTCATGGAGCTGATCAGCGGCGTCGAGAGCGAACTCGCGGCGCGGGGCTGCGCGCTGCTGCTCCAGGTCGTGCCCGACCCCGGCCAAGAACTGGAGCTGTACCGCAGGTGGTGGGGCGAGCGCCGGGTGGACGGCGCCTTCCTCGTGGACCTGCGGCACGCCGACCCGCGGATCCCCGGGGTCGCCGAACTGGGCATGCCGGCGGTCGTCATCGGCCACCCCGGGGCGGCGGGGCCGCTGCCCGCGGTCTGGTCCGACGACGCGGCCGCGGTCCGCGAGACGGTCACCTACCTGGCGGCGCTCGGCCACCGCTCCGTGGCCCGGGTCGCCGGCCTGCCCGACCTCGTGCACACCCGCCTGCGGGACGCCGCCTACCGCGCGCTCTGCGGCGAACTGGGCCTGGACGAGCCCCTGGTGATCCACACCGACTACACCGGCGAGGAGGGCGCCCACGCCACCCGCCGCCTGATCAGCGGCCCGCGCCGGCCCACGGCGGTGATCTACGACAACGACATCATGGCCGTCGCGGGCCTCTCCGTCGCCCAGGAAATGGGCCTCGACGTCCCCCGGAACCTCTCCCTCGTCGCCTGGGACGACTCCCAGCTCTCCCGCGTGGTCCGCCCCCCGCTCACGGCACTCGGCCGCGACATCCCCGCGTACGGCGCACTGGCCGCCCGCACCCTGCTCGACCTGATAGCGCACGGCGAGACGACGGCGCACGCGGCCACGGGCCGGGCCCCGGCGTACGAGGACAGGGCGGCACGGTTGATCCCGCGGGGGAGCACGGGGGCGGTGGGGCGGGGGTCGTAGGGGGCGTGCCCCGTTGGGGCGTGTTCGAGAGGTGCGTGGGACGGGGCGTAGCCATTCGCCGAGGGGGGAGGGCGGCGGTGTGAGGGCTCGCTTCGTAGCGGACGACGAGCAGGGCATGCCACTCGTCATCGGCAAGGTTTCATGCCGCCCCTCTGCGGCACGAGGCCTGCGGGATCCAGGTGTCGGTCCGGTCGCCGACATCCGTACTGGAGGCCGCATCACGCCACGGGCTGCACTCTCCCGCCGACGCCGTCCCGTAACAGGGGCTCCGCGGGTGCCTTTTCGAAGCGGCCTAGTTGCACGCGCGCAACGCCTGCGAGAGCGCGTCAACGGTCACGTCCACCACGGCCATCAGCTGTGCCGGGCTGGTCCCGGCTCTGCTCATGACAGCGAGGGACTGGTTCACGGCCGCCGCGTGTACAGCGAAGGCCTCGGCGTCCTGGTCGGTCATGCGGCCGGCCTTCAGCGCGGCGCGCAGGCGCAGCCGCTGGAAGCCGAGCGCCTGCCTGGTCTGCGCCGCGACAGCAGGGCTCAGCACCGGAATCGCCATGGCCGACTGGGCGATCAGGCATCCATCGGGCAGTTCGGGATCGGCGATGCGTTCAAGGGTGACGTCGAAGAACGCGCGGACGGCTGCAAGGGGTTCGGAAGCCGCACACGAGAGGGCGGCTTCGTACTTGCCGCCGTAGCGCACGGCGTAGCGATCCAGGCAGCGCAGGAACAGCGTGTCCTTGTCGCCGAGCGAGGAGTAGATCGAGCTGCGATTCAGGCCGGTTGCCCGGGACAGGTCGTCGACCGAGGTGTCGGCGTAGCCGGCGCGCCAGAACTGGATCATCGCGGCGTCGAGCGCCGTGTCCATGTCGAACTGCTTCCTGCCTGCCACGTGGCACTTCCCTGCGGGTGTGTCGGTGTTGCGGATGCTGCCCATCCTATCTTGAACTGATTGGTTCAAGATGTGCTAGCCTTCGGGCATGATCGCGACCGGGCGTCCCCCGGCGCGAACAGACAGCGCGGCAGGCGCACCACGCAACCCGCCCGCCGCCGTAGTCACCTGCATCGCACCTGCGGGACTGGCCCTCGGGCGAACCGCCGGACCCGCACACCCCAACACCGATGGTGGCTCCCATGACCGTCTCCGAAAGCAACCCCGTCCGCGACCTGCCCCTGCACGACCTGGCCGGATTCACCCATCGCTGGGTCGACGCGGACGGCATCCGCCTTCACGCCGTGGAAGGCGG
The nucleotide sequence above comes from Streptomyces sp. TS71-3. Encoded proteins:
- a CDS encoding glycoside hydrolase family 2 protein translates to MRTAHRPGHRRVTLHDGWTLHTAADVPVALPDEGVPATVPGCVHTDLLTAGLIDDPYLDDNETRLTWIGRTDWSYRTAFDWSDDGFERSDLVFEGLDTVATVVLNGTEVGSTANQHRGHRFAVEGLLREGANMLEVRFTAPYTYAEALRDQLGDRPGAYEEPYQFIRKMACNFGWDWGPTLVTSGIWRPVALESWSGVRIASVRLLADVDAETGVPRMGVALGVERSGAASDLTADDVVEAVVEVAGTRTLLPVPAGLDRSEVRFPVPGAKLWWPRGRGDQPLYEVTIELAGQTWRTRTGFRAVALQEDAFRISVNGEELFVRGVNWIPEDCFPARLTRAWLAERFDQAVAAGVNLLRVWGGGLYESDDFYELADEKGLIVWQDFPFACAAYPEEQPLHDEVAAEAREQIVRLAPHPSLVLWCGNNENLEGYADWGWQEPLDGATWGAGYYHELLPSLVAELDPTRPYWPGTPYSGSPELPPNDPEHGTVHSWKVWNRVDYTHYADSAPRFVAEFGFQGPPAYATLRRAISGELTPDSAVLAHHQKAEDGQGKLLRGLGDHLPKPGKDAFDDWHWLTQLNQARAVEFGVRHFRSHMPHTMGTIVWQLNDCWPVISWSAVDGDGRRKPLWYALRRAYADRLLVVRDGAVHAVNDSASPWEGVLHASRRTLDGSELAAETFQLQAAPRTVQRLALPQALTAAGDPAGELLVLTAGDTRAVEFFAEDTRVAWPKPEYSVRVTRAEPGPGQDPTASASAPVPAYTVEVEAHTVLRDLALFPDRLDPAAEVDEALVTLLPGERAEFRVTGAELHDPAALGRAPVLRSVGDLES
- a CDS encoding ATP-binding cassette domain-containing protein, which encodes MLTLDRVTKTYRTGSLGGGRVTAVDRVSFDAEPGEVVSLIGESGSGKSTIGRMILGLTSVSGGTLTLDGRPVTAGKEYYRHVQGVFQDPFSCYNPVFKADRVFSLIRQAYHPRVPAGEWRERVERAVRDVRLDPGAVLGRYPHQLSGGQLQRLLIARALLLDLTFLVADEITSMLDASTRIDVLNLLADLKERGLGVLYITHDLSLGTYLAERTVVLRRGRVVERGDTQKVFGNPQHPYTRTLLASVPRLNLPWTEPEPLRECAFHAAGGQGADGGSGRDGGRRTDGSRAADGRHGTDGELRETEPGHFAACAQLPDCGRASA
- a CDS encoding ABC transporter ATP-binding protein, whose product is MSLTVTDLRVHYRTLRGDVQALDGVTFDIPDGEILGLAGESGCGKTTLGKSLIRLDGRMRHVGGTALLNGTELPISDDRAMNAFRFHQVSLVPQYSMSALNPTRRIGRMIRELLASRGVPADTAELHRRLGLVGLAPEVLDRYPIELSGGMKQRVVMVISTLLDPALLIADEITSALDVSTQQAVARALVGLRDRGLVDSMMFITHDLALTSHIADSIMVMYAGRLAEKAPSKVLTTEPRHPYTKLLLGSLPEVGVRHAERRLTGIEGSPPSLLRPPARHPTTAPDGGPAVPALTGCRFRDRCPLADAGCAEQPPSVEIAPRHHVACWKA
- a CDS encoding ABC transporter permease, which codes for MSALPEATVTTDAVDQLTPGRETLHYARRNPKLLAGFAVVLVLLLLGLIGPMLLDGNPNEYVGPQAAAPSGDYWFGTTTFGQDVFAQFVHGLRSTFLVGVIGGGIAAVIAMLVGFLAGYRGGLTDEVLNMLTNIVLVIPTLAVLLIINAYLGVRSVPVQGVFIGVTSWPWAARAIRAQTFSLRARDFVDLARLSGSGTWRIIFREIAPNMSSYLFMMFILLFGGSVLIASSLDFIGLGPTDGVSLGLMLQSSQQWSALQLGMWWWFLPPGAGITAIVGALYVANVGLDEVFNPKLRDS
- a CDS encoding ABC transporter permease, producing the protein MRHYFARKLLVYGLTFVVAVTVNWMIPRFMPGDPVAAMLARARVSQPEAVEAMRSYYTKLFGFDQPVWQQYLHFWSSLFHGDFGLSIWVFPKPVSEVILGALPYTLGLMVPAILLSWIAGNWLGALAARRKVLDNTVLPAGYLLTAMPYMWISVILAWALGFTAKLFPISGGYSLSITPSWSGAFIGDVLYHWFLPFLSLFLVALGGWAIGMRNMIIYELESDYASYLSALGAPQRLIRRYAFRNAVLPQITGLALQLGVLVAGALVTEIVFSYPGLGSLILAAIQNQDFFLLQGTFLFIVIGVLIANFVIDLVYVVVDPRTRSGMAGGQA
- a CDS encoding ABC transporter substrate-binding protein encodes the protein MGIRVRGTTAALIVIGLAATACTGGGTAGGGGAQGGAAGSLPRNETLYTTGTQWGPPANFNPVRDWDFATGSKGLAYETLFHFDPNQGKLTPWLAQSGTWTDDKTYELKLRSGITWSDGKPLTADDVVYSYGISKYEASPLHTMWSWLSGAKAVDATTVRFTFKQAHYQEWDFNLYGIPIVPKHIWGTRSEKDVLNGVNDNPVATGAYKLKSHSQDRVVWERRDDWWGVKILGKKPAPKYIVDVSNPSNEVVVGQLTQGQLDLSNNFLPGASSMVKAHKVVSYYDKPPYMLPANTTWMVPNTTKKPMNDPAFRKALADSVDTPKIVKGVYGQLVQAANPTGLLPQWSKFVDKGVVAKEGFSFDPAKARKTLAAAGYKDRDGDGFVENKDGSKISLKLEVPSGWTDWMEASKVIAAGAKDAGIKIAPGFPDQNALQEQRGKGDFDLILDNQRQLSNTPWTYYQYIFEQPIQKVQNTVNFGRYENDQAWDLVQQLGGVRTDDTAGMQKVISRIQDIQLKELPVIPLWYNALWAQSNTGAWSGWPSDKAGAPHTAPAMWRNWMEMGGFDTLTTLKPAK
- a CDS encoding LacI family DNA-binding transcriptional regulator is translated as MAKQRPTIADIARRAGVSKGAVSYALNDRPGVSPATRATIKAIAEEIGWQPNSAARALTHARVDTVGLALCRSAHMLGVEPFFMELISGVESELAARGCALLLQVVPDPGQELELYRRWWGERRVDGAFLVDLRHADPRIPGVAELGMPAVVIGHPGAAGPLPAVWSDDAAAVRETVTYLAALGHRSVARVAGLPDLVHTRLRDAAYRALCGELGLDEPLVIHTDYTGEEGAHATRRLISGPRRPTAVIYDNDIMAVAGLSVAQEMGLDVPRNLSLVAWDDSQLSRVVRPPLTALGRDIPAYGALAARTLLDLIAHGETTAHAATGRAPAYEDRAARLIPRGSTGAVGRGS
- a CDS encoding TetR/AcrR family transcriptional regulator, whose amino-acid sequence is MAGRKQFDMDTALDAAMIQFWRAGYADTSVDDLSRATGLNRSSIYSSLGDKDTLFLRCLDRYAVRYGGKYEAALSCAASEPLAAVRAFFDVTLERIADPELPDGCLIAQSAMAIPVLSPAVAAQTRQALGFQRLRLRAALKAGRMTDQDAEAFAVHAAAVNQSLAVMSRAGTSPAQLMAVVDVTVDALSQALRACN